Proteins encoded by one window of Pseudomonas sp. PSKL.D1:
- a CDS encoding ATPase domain-containing protein, whose product MVQALKRLLTGIEGLDALLKGGLVAGASYIIQGAPGAGKTILANQLASNHVRDGGRVLVATLLSESHERLFQYLATLDFFDPTLVGDQIQFVSAFDTLEQEGLEAVVKLLRQEIGRQQATLLIVDGVLNARVRAETTLDTKKFVSELQGHAAFAGCTVLLLTSARLDEGSPEHTMVDGVVELGEQLVGSRAVRHVQLRKTRGSGALSGRHECLIDEAGMHVYPRLESLYSHPSQLGSASLHKVSTGVATLDEMLGGGLATGSVSLLMGPSGIGKTSLGLAFLGASSAEAPGLHFGFYETPARLRLKAASLGYDFERLEREGALQLCWQPTTEGLLDQVGARLLARVEQLGSKRVLIDSLGAFSRLAVDPARLNAFFRALAGELRARDVSVMLTWEMRDIFGSEITAPAPDLSSIVDNLMLMRFVELDSQLRRMLSILKVRDSQHDPALHALHIGPHGISLSKAFEGACGVLSGTPVPQGGG is encoded by the coding sequence ATGGTTCAGGCACTGAAGCGGCTGTTGACAGGTATCGAAGGGCTCGATGCGCTGCTCAAGGGCGGCCTGGTGGCAGGCGCCTCCTACATCATTCAGGGGGCGCCCGGTGCAGGCAAGACCATCCTTGCCAACCAGTTGGCCAGCAACCATGTGCGTGATGGCGGCCGGGTGCTGGTGGCCACCTTGCTCAGTGAATCGCACGAGCGCTTGTTCCAGTACCTGGCGACTTTGGACTTTTTCGACCCGACACTGGTCGGTGACCAGATTCAATTCGTCAGCGCGTTCGATACCCTGGAGCAGGAAGGCCTGGAGGCAGTGGTCAAGTTGTTGCGCCAGGAAATCGGCCGCCAGCAAGCAACCTTGCTGATAGTCGACGGTGTGCTCAATGCCCGGGTGCGTGCCGAAACGACGCTGGATACCAAGAAGTTCGTTTCAGAACTGCAAGGCCATGCAGCGTTTGCCGGCTGCACCGTGTTGTTGCTCACCAGCGCGCGGCTGGATGAAGGCAGCCCCGAGCACACCATGGTCGACGGGGTGGTCGAGTTGGGCGAGCAGTTGGTCGGCAGCCGTGCGGTGCGTCATGTGCAACTGCGCAAAACACGCGGTAGCGGGGCGTTGTCCGGCCGCCACGAATGCCTGATCGATGAAGCGGGGATGCACGTCTACCCGCGCCTGGAATCGTTGTACAGCCACCCCAGCCAACTGGGTTCGGCAAGTTTGCACAAAGTCTCCACCGGGGTCGCGACGCTGGATGAAATGCTGGGCGGTGGGCTGGCCACCGGCTCCGTCAGCCTGTTGATGGGGCCATCGGGCATCGGCAAGACGTCTTTGGGCTTGGCGTTTCTGGGGGCCTCGAGCGCTGAGGCACCAGGCCTGCATTTCGGCTTTTATGAAACACCGGCACGGCTGAGGCTCAAGGCTGCATCGTTGGGCTACGACTTTGAGCGGCTCGAACGGGAGGGCGCGCTGCAGTTGTGCTGGCAGCCCACCACCGAGGGCCTGCTGGACCAGGTAGGTGCGCGCTTGCTGGCGCGTGTGGAGCAACTAGGCAGCAAGCGGGTGCTGATCGACAGCCTGGGTGCGTTCAGCCGCCTGGCGGTCGACCCCGCGCGGCTCAATGCGTTCTTCCGCGCGCTGGCAGGCGAACTTCGCGCCCGTGATGTCAGCGTCATGCTCACTTGGGAAATGCGCGACATCTTCGGCTCGGAAATCACGGCCCCGGCGCCGGATTTGTCGAGCATCGTCGATAACCTGATGCTGATGCGCTTTGTCGAGCTGGATTCGCAGCTACGGCGCATGCTATCGATTCTCAAAGTGCGCGACAGCCAGCATGACCCGGCCTTGCATGCGTTGCACATCGGCCCGCACGGCATCAGCCTGTCAAAAGCATTCGAGGGCGCCTGTGGCGTACTCTCGGGTACACCGGTGCCGCAAGGAGGCGGGTGA
- a CDS encoding two-component system sensor histidine kinase NtrB, translating into MVSADCIDQPVMPASRYEQLVQSVVDYAIYMLDPSGRVVSWNPGAERIKGYRADEIIGRHFSLFFTPQDCLDGRPERLLKQALEQGVAQDEGWRVRKDGTQFWALAALDVIRDEHGQVIGLAKVTRDITDRRESALQLDAMRAQLFQSQKLDALGQLTGGMAHDFNNLLTIILSSARMALTAPDPARRQRLIEHILDAGQRGTELTQQLLSFARHRQLDVTLLAPVDVLRATCGLLEHALPRDIVLQECLQPDLPLIEVDAGQLQMVLLNLLFNARDAIGERGTISIQVDAVELNGEVEGLRGTHVCFAVTDSGAGIQPQVLERIFEPFFTTKPFGKGTGLGLSQVYGFAKQSNGAINVHSKLGEGTCMRLYLPACQRQADDQLHR; encoded by the coding sequence ATGGTGTCAGCCGACTGCATCGACCAACCTGTAATGCCCGCCAGCCGCTATGAGCAGCTGGTGCAATCGGTGGTGGACTACGCCATCTACATGCTCGACCCGAGCGGCCGTGTGGTGTCGTGGAATCCGGGGGCCGAGCGCATCAAGGGCTACCGTGCCGATGAAATCATCGGCAGGCACTTTTCGCTGTTCTTCACCCCACAGGACTGCCTCGACGGGCGCCCCGAGCGCCTGCTCAAGCAGGCGCTGGAGCAGGGCGTGGCGCAAGATGAGGGTTGGAGGGTCCGCAAGGACGGGACGCAGTTCTGGGCGCTGGCTGCCCTGGATGTTATTCGCGATGAACATGGCCAGGTTATTGGCCTGGCCAAGGTAACGCGGGACATCACGGACCGCCGTGAGTCGGCGCTGCAGCTTGATGCCATGCGCGCCCAGCTGTTCCAGTCGCAGAAGCTCGACGCGTTGGGCCAACTGACCGGGGGCATGGCCCACGACTTCAACAACCTGTTGACCATCATCCTCAGTTCTGCGCGAATGGCGCTCACTGCGCCAGACCCCGCCCGGCGGCAACGCCTGATCGAGCATATCCTCGACGCAGGCCAGCGCGGCACCGAGTTGACCCAGCAGTTGCTCAGCTTTGCCCGGCACCGGCAACTGGACGTTACCTTGCTCGCGCCAGTGGATGTACTGCGTGCCACCTGTGGTTTGCTGGAGCACGCGTTGCCACGGGACATCGTGCTGCAGGAATGCCTGCAGCCGGATTTGCCCCTGATCGAAGTGGATGCTGGCCAGTTGCAGATGGTCTTGCTTAACCTGCTGTTCAATGCGCGCGATGCGATAGGTGAGCGCGGCACCATCAGCATTCAGGTTGACGCTGTTGAACTCAATGGCGAGGTGGAGGGGTTGCGAGGCACTCATGTGTGCTTTGCCGTGACCGACAGTGGTGCCGGTATCCAGCCGCAGGTGCTGGAGCGCATCTTCGAGCCCTTCTTCACCACCAAACCCTTCGGCAAAGGCACCGGCCTTGGCTTGAGCCAGGTCTACGGCTTCGCCAAACAAAGCAATGGCGCAATCAACGTGCACAGCAAGCTTGGCGAGGGTACCTGCATGCGCTTGTACTTGCCGGCCTGTCAACGCCAGGCAGATGACCAACTTCACAGGTAG
- a CDS encoding acyltransferase family protein, which translates to MQSSNIKYLPQVDQLRAVAAIWIILYHSTQLIGSVMLNGVWFSPQPWPITTSPLTSLVVEGHSAVALFMVLSGFIFTCGAYGKEIKYSSFIYNRFVRIYPLYLVVLLLSISASAAQFSISDLASVILPLADVGGLKGNAIAGMSWAVAVEFQFYLIFPFILASLNKSPAKTVIGIICVAVLLRVVAYGNGASPRELSYWHLAGRIDQFMLGMAAAVALKKLAHHRAALVAVLAFSSVAIVSMLFLLNINGGWYSDSVWKLFYPTVEGFVYCLFILGFVGTKNIFPDMFSRMICKLGECSFSIYLLHFPIVTMIAKKPALQIHFFESPFANLLGTIAFVVIPLTLALAFLTYHVVELPFLSKRKRYLSS; encoded by the coding sequence TTGCAGAGTTCAAATATTAAATACCTGCCGCAGGTTGATCAGCTCAGGGCTGTAGCGGCCATCTGGATTATTCTGTATCACTCAACGCAATTAATCGGCTCCGTCATGCTGAATGGAGTATGGTTTAGCCCTCAGCCGTGGCCGATAACTACATCGCCCCTGACATCGCTCGTAGTGGAAGGGCATTCAGCCGTAGCATTGTTCATGGTTTTGAGCGGCTTCATTTTTACCTGCGGCGCCTACGGGAAGGAGATTAAATATTCCAGCTTCATCTATAACCGATTTGTTCGAATTTATCCTTTGTATTTGGTTGTACTGCTGCTCTCAATTTCCGCGTCAGCCGCACAATTTTCCATTTCTGATTTAGCCTCGGTTATCCTTCCTCTGGCGGATGTCGGAGGCCTGAAAGGAAACGCCATTGCAGGTATGTCGTGGGCCGTTGCAGTAGAGTTTCAATTCTATTTGATCTTCCCATTCATCCTGGCGTCGCTGAACAAATCACCCGCTAAAACGGTTATAGGTATCATATGCGTGGCGGTTCTGCTGCGGGTTGTGGCCTACGGTAACGGGGCCAGCCCGAGGGAGCTTTCCTATTGGCACCTAGCGGGCAGAATAGACCAATTCATGCTGGGCATGGCGGCAGCGGTTGCACTGAAAAAACTCGCTCACCATAGGGCGGCTTTGGTTGCAGTGTTGGCCTTTTCCTCTGTCGCAATCGTATCAATGCTGTTTCTGCTCAATATAAATGGCGGGTGGTATTCAGACTCTGTCTGGAAGCTCTTTTATCCTACTGTTGAAGGTTTTGTGTATTGTCTGTTTATATTGGGATTTGTCGGCACGAAAAATATATTTCCCGATATGTTTTCCAGAATGATTTGCAAGTTGGGAGAGTGCAGCTTTTCGATCTACCTTCTGCATTTTCCAATCGTTACGATGATCGCCAAGAAGCCGGCTTTGCAAATTCATTTCTTTGAGTCACCTTTTGCCAATCTGCTTGGCACCATAGCATTTGTAGTCATCCCTTTGACGCTGGCATTGGCGTTCCTTACTTATCACGTCGTTGAGCTGCCGTTCTTGTCCAAGAGGAAGAGATACTTATCGTCATGA
- a CDS encoding glycoside hydrolase family protein, with translation MASSTLLRLLNADDYAGAAEQFPRWNKAGGKVLPGLSLPAALTRPLLQVAKQGNSA, from the coding sequence CTGGCCTCGTCCACGCTGCTGAGGCTGCTCAACGCAGATGACTATGCGGGTGCCGCTGAGCAGTTCCCGCGCTGGAACAAGGCGGGTGGCAAGGTGCTGCCCGGGCTGTCCCTTCCCGCCGCACTCACCCGGCCACTGCTCCAAGTTGCCAAGCAGGGGAATTCTGCTTGA
- the csrA gene encoding carbon storage regulator CsrA, which yields MLILTRKVGESIVINDDIKVTILGVKGMQVRIGIDAPKDVQVHREEIFKRIQAGSPAPEKSGDQH from the coding sequence ATGCTGATACTCACCCGTAAGGTTGGCGAAAGCATCGTCATCAACGATGACATCAAAGTCACCATTCTGGGCGTTAAAGGGATGCAGGTGAGGATTGGCATCGATGCACCGAAAGATGTGCAGGTGCACCGTGAGGAAATCTTCAAACGTATCCAGGCCGGCTCCCCGGCACCGGAAAAGTCCGGCGATCAACACTGA
- the modB gene encoding molybdate ABC transporter permease subunit, whose product MPLDASDWGAIWLTLKLASLTTLILLVVGTPIAWWLARTRSWLRGPIGAVVALPLVLPPTVIGFYLLLALGPHGWLGQATQALGLGTVVFSFTGLVIGSVVYSMPFVVQPLQNAFGAIGQRPLEVAATLRASPWDTFIHVVLPLARPGFITASILGFAHTVGEFGVVLMIGGNIPDKTRVVSVQIFDHVEAMEYAQAHWLAGAMLVFSFVVLLLLYAGRRGKAGWS is encoded by the coding sequence ATGCCACTGGATGCCAGCGACTGGGGCGCGATCTGGCTGACCCTTAAACTGGCCAGCCTGACCACGCTGATTCTGCTTGTCGTTGGCACCCCCATCGCCTGGTGGCTGGCCCGCACGCGCTCATGGCTGCGCGGGCCGATCGGTGCGGTGGTAGCGTTGCCGCTGGTGCTGCCACCGACCGTGATCGGCTTCTACCTGCTGCTGGCCCTCGGCCCACATGGCTGGCTCGGCCAGGCCACGCAAGCACTGGGCCTGGGCACCGTGGTGTTCAGCTTCACGGGGCTGGTGATCGGCTCGGTGGTGTACTCCATGCCCTTCGTGGTCCAGCCGCTGCAAAACGCCTTCGGCGCCATCGGCCAGCGCCCGCTGGAGGTTGCCGCCACCCTGCGCGCCAGCCCGTGGGACACCTTCATCCATGTGGTGCTGCCACTGGCCCGCCCCGGCTTCATCACGGCCAGCATCCTCGGCTTTGCCCACACCGTGGGTGAGTTCGGCGTGGTGCTGATGATCGGCGGCAACATCCCTGACAAGACCCGCGTGGTTTCAGTGCAGATCTTCGACCACGTCGAGGCCATGGAATATGCCCAGGCCCATTGGCTGGCCGGGGCCATGCTGGTGTTCTCGTTCGTGGTGCTGCTGTTGCTGTATGCCGGGCGCCGCGGCAAAGCGGGCTGGAGTTGA
- a CDS encoding response regulator, whose amino-acid sequence MNTILIVDDEYLIADILGFALEDEGFLVEKASNGRKALDALKEKRVELVITDYMMPVLNGEELVMAIRKELELADLPVILMSGAQASQGRPELFAAVFEKPFDMDQMISKVRELLNM is encoded by the coding sequence ATGAACACCATCCTCATCGTCGATGACGAGTATCTGATCGCCGATATCCTGGGCTTTGCCCTGGAGGACGAAGGTTTTTTGGTGGAGAAGGCAAGCAACGGGCGCAAAGCCCTGGATGCGTTGAAAGAAAAGCGCGTGGAGCTGGTGATCACCGACTACATGATGCCAGTGCTCAATGGTGAGGAGCTGGTGATGGCCATTCGCAAGGAGTTGGAGCTGGCGGATTTGCCGGTCATCCTCATGAGCGGCGCCCAGGCCAGCCAAGGACGCCCCGAGCTGTTCGCCGCCGTATTCGAAAAGCCGTTCGACATGGATCAGATGATCAGCAAAGTGCGCGAACTGCTGAACATGTAA
- the modA gene encoding molybdate ABC transporter substrate-binding protein: MRIRLSHLAITALASLVTLNSAWADEVQVAVAANFTAPIQAIAKDFEKDTGHKLVAAYGATGQFYAQIKNGAPFEVFLAADDSTPAKLEQEKEIVPGSRFTYAIGTLALWSAKEGYVDDKGEVLKKNAYQHLSIANPKAAPYGLAATQVLDKLKLTDATKGKIVEGQNITQAFQFVSTGNAELGFVALSQIYKDGKVTSGSAWIVPAELHDPIKQDAVILNKGKDNPAAKALVDYLKGPKAAAVIKAYGYEL, translated from the coding sequence ATGCGTATCCGCCTGTCCCACCTGGCCATCACCGCCCTGGCTAGCCTTGTCACCCTCAACAGCGCCTGGGCAGACGAGGTTCAGGTCGCGGTCGCCGCGAACTTCACCGCGCCGATCCAGGCCATCGCCAAAGACTTCGAGAAAGACACCGGCCACAAGCTGGTCGCCGCTTACGGCGCCACCGGCCAGTTCTACGCGCAGATCAAGAACGGTGCGCCCTTCGAAGTGTTCCTGGCGGCCGACGACAGCACCCCAGCCAAGCTGGAGCAGGAAAAAGAAATCGTCCCGGGTTCGCGCTTCACCTACGCCATCGGTACCTTGGCGCTGTGGTCGGCGAAAGAAGGCTATGTCGACGACAAAGGCGAAGTGCTGAAGAAAAACGCTTACCAGCACCTGTCCATCGCCAACCCCAAAGCCGCGCCTTATGGCCTGGCCGCTACCCAGGTACTGGACAAGCTGAAGCTAACCGACGCCACCAAGGGCAAGATTGTCGAAGGCCAGAACATCACCCAGGCGTTCCAGTTCGTCTCTACCGGCAACGCTGAGCTGGGCTTTGTTGCCCTTTCGCAGATCTACAAAGACGGCAAAGTCACCAGCGGTTCGGCCTGGATTGTACCGGCAGAACTGCATGACCCGATCAAGCAGGACGCAGTCATCCTGAACAAAGGCAAGGACAACCCGGCAGCCAAAGCCTTGGTCGATTACCTCAAAGGCCCGAAAGCCGCTGCGGTGATCAAAGCCTACGGCTACGAACTCTGA
- a CDS encoding DNA topoisomerase IB translates to MLDCPLPPTLHYVDDSQPGLTRRRWRDRFIYLDADGQRIRDSETLARIAALVIPPAYTDVWICADPQGHLQATGRDARGRKQYRYHPQWRELRDGHKYSRMLAFAQALPKLRAQLEQHLARPGLDREKVMALVVSLLDHTLIRIGNQRYLRDNQSYGLTTLRNRHVKVEGSTVRFQFRGKRGVEHNVTLRDRRLANLLKRCMELPGQALFQYLDDDGQRHSIGSSEVNQFLQQLTGADFTAKDYRTWAGSSLALSLLKPLAWEPESEAKRQVAAIVKQVASRLGNTPAVCRRCYIHPAVIEHYALGRLAELPGRRVRKGLDPEEVALLLFLQALEETAAD, encoded by the coding sequence ATGCTCGACTGCCCATTGCCCCCAACCCTGCACTACGTTGATGACAGCCAGCCCGGCCTGACCCGCCGCCGCTGGCGGGATCGCTTCATCTACCTCGATGCTGACGGGCAGCGTATCCGCGACAGCGAAACGCTGGCACGGATTGCCGCATTGGTAATCCCGCCGGCTTACACCGATGTGTGGATCTGCGCCGACCCGCAAGGCCACCTGCAAGCCACCGGCCGCGATGCCCGCGGGCGCAAACAGTACCGCTATCACCCGCAATGGCGCGAGTTGCGCGACGGGCACAAATACAGCCGCATGCTGGCCTTTGCCCAGGCCCTGCCCAAGCTGCGTGCGCAGTTGGAGCAGCACCTTGCCCGGCCCGGCCTGGACCGGGAAAAAGTCATGGCACTGGTGGTGAGCCTGCTGGACCACACGCTCATTCGCATCGGCAACCAGCGTTACCTGCGCGACAACCAGTCCTACGGCCTGACCACCCTGCGCAACCGCCACGTGAAAGTCGAAGGCAGCACGGTGCGCTTCCAGTTCCGTGGCAAGCGTGGGGTGGAACACAATGTGACCTTGCGCGACCGCCGCCTGGCCAACCTGCTCAAGCGCTGCATGGAGCTGCCGGGCCAGGCGCTGTTCCAGTACCTGGACGACGACGGCCAACGGCACAGCATTGGCTCCAGTGAAGTGAACCAGTTCCTGCAGCAACTGACCGGCGCCGACTTTACCGCCAAGGATTACCGCACCTGGGCCGGCAGCAGCCTGGCGTTAAGCCTGCTCAAACCCTTGGCCTGGGAGCCAGAGAGCGAAGCCAAACGCCAGGTTGCGGCCATCGTCAAACAGGTGGCCTCGCGGCTGGGCAACACCCCTGCTGTCTGCCGGCGGTGCTACATTCACCCGGCAGTCATCGAGCACTATGCGCTGGGGCGCCTTGCCGAACTGCCGGGGCGAAGGGTGCGCAAGGGGCTGGACCCTGAGGAGGTGGCGTTGCTGTTGTTTCTGCAAGCCCTTGAGGAAACGGCGGCTGATTGA
- a CDS encoding DoxX family protein translates to MRYSLFDGQRDIIILIARVLLMILFIVSGWAKLTGFEGTVGYMTSLGAPAPMLAAAVAVIMEFFVGIVLILGFYTRPLAFLFALFVLGTALLGHPFWNMVDPERAANMTQFLKNLSIVGGLLLLAVSGPGRYSVDGR, encoded by the coding sequence ATGCGCTACTCCCTGTTCGATGGCCAACGCGACATCATTATCCTGATTGCCCGCGTATTGCTGATGATCCTGTTCATCGTCTCCGGCTGGGCCAAGCTCACCGGTTTCGAGGGCACCGTGGGTTACATGACCTCACTGGGCGCCCCTGCTCCCATGCTGGCTGCAGCAGTGGCCGTGATCATGGAATTCTTCGTTGGCATCGTGCTGATCCTTGGCTTCTACACTCGCCCACTGGCATTCCTGTTTGCCCTGTTCGTGCTGGGCACGGCGCTGCTTGGCCATCCGTTCTGGAACATGGTCGACCCGGAGCGGGCCGCCAACATGACCCAGTTCCTGAAAAACCTGAGCATCGTCGGCGGGCTGCTGTTGCTGGCCGTCAGCGGCCCAGGGCGGTACTCGGTGGACGGGCGCTGA
- a CDS encoding methyltransferase domain-containing protein → MREEETAEFWGGFAKDDLMQRCASLHQMRREAQEAKGAEEIQVVRRTIAELFVSGKGIEVGAGSRPFPIPNHASCFYGDVRDRSELAKYFSTDQVTFTGHIDAQTLEGIPDGSLDFIISAHVIEHLFNPLGALHESIKRLRSGGVLVLVVPELTQNWDRRRPPTTLQHLIGDMADNGESTRLQAYIEHCRYVHPEMTGETIQESEIEHLARQTMAQGMDLHVHAWREEDFWQVIQHVISVEDCRVEARLSAVNENIYVLRKGL, encoded by the coding sequence ATGCGCGAAGAAGAAACCGCTGAGTTCTGGGGAGGGTTTGCAAAAGACGATCTGATGCAGCGCTGCGCGTCGTTACATCAGATGCGCAGGGAGGCACAAGAAGCCAAGGGCGCTGAGGAGATTCAAGTGGTCCGGCGTACTATCGCCGAGTTGTTTGTTAGCGGTAAGGGAATTGAGGTTGGAGCAGGATCTCGCCCATTTCCAATTCCGAATCATGCCTCCTGTTTTTACGGAGATGTTCGGGACCGTTCTGAACTGGCAAAATATTTCAGCACTGACCAGGTTACCTTCACAGGCCATATCGATGCGCAGACGCTTGAGGGGATCCCTGATGGTAGCCTTGATTTCATCATCTCGGCTCACGTCATAGAGCATCTATTTAACCCGCTTGGGGCTCTGCATGAATCTATCAAGCGATTGCGGTCAGGAGGGGTATTGGTTCTGGTTGTGCCAGAGCTGACTCAAAACTGGGACCGTCGTCGGCCACCCACGACGCTCCAGCACTTGATAGGCGACATGGCGGACAATGGTGAGAGCACCCGTCTTCAGGCATACATTGAGCATTGCCGCTACGTTCATCCTGAGATGACAGGTGAAACCATACAGGAGAGCGAGATAGAGCACCTTGCGAGACAAACCATGGCACAAGGCATGGATCTGCACGTTCACGCTTGGCGCGAAGAGGATTTCTGGCAGGTCATTCAACATGTGATTTCGGTCGAGGACTGTCGGGTAGAGGCACGCTTGTCTGCTGTAAATGAAAATATCTATGTGTTGCGAAAGGGGCTGTAA
- the sohB gene encoding protease SohB produces MEFLAEYASFLAKTATLVIAVLVVLSAIAGLRGKGRRKAGGQLQVTRMNEFYKELRERLESGLLDKAQLKALRKQQAKAEKQQKKGKAEDEKGRVFVLDFDGDIKASATESLRNEITALLTLATSRDEVVLRLESGGGLVHSYGLAASQLARIRQAGIPLTVCIDKVAASGGYMMACIGEKIVSAPFAVLGSIGVVAQLPNVNRLLKKHDIDFEVLTAGEYKRTLTVFGENTEKGREKFQEDLDITHQLFKDFVARYRPQLHIDEVATGEVWLGIAALNRKLVDELQTSDEYLSTRAREANLFHLRYAERKSLQERIGVAASGAVENTLVGLWSKLGRLR; encoded by the coding sequence GTGGAGTTTCTTGCCGAATACGCAAGCTTTCTCGCTAAAACCGCCACCCTGGTGATTGCCGTGCTGGTGGTGTTGTCCGCCATTGCCGGTTTGCGCGGTAAAGGGCGGCGCAAGGCAGGTGGCCAATTGCAGGTCACCCGCATGAACGAGTTCTATAAAGAGCTGCGCGAGCGCCTGGAGTCGGGCCTGCTCGACAAGGCCCAGCTCAAGGCCCTGCGCAAGCAGCAGGCCAAGGCTGAAAAGCAGCAGAAGAAGGGCAAGGCCGAAGACGAAAAGGGCCGCGTGTTCGTGCTCGACTTCGACGGCGACATCAAAGCCTCCGCCACCGAAAGCCTGCGCAACGAAATCACCGCACTGCTTACCCTCGCCACCTCGCGTGACGAAGTGGTGCTGCGCCTTGAAAGCGGCGGGGGCCTGGTGCACAGCTATGGCCTGGCCGCTTCGCAGCTGGCGCGCATCCGGCAGGCTGGCATCCCGCTGACCGTGTGCATCGACAAGGTGGCGGCCAGCGGCGGCTACATGATGGCCTGCATCGGCGAGAAAATCGTCAGTGCGCCGTTTGCCGTGCTCGGCTCCATCGGCGTGGTCGCCCAACTGCCTAACGTCAACCGCCTTCTCAAGAAGCACGACATCGATTTCGAGGTGCTGACGGCCGGCGAGTACAAGCGCACGCTCACCGTGTTCGGCGAAAACACCGAGAAGGGCCGGGAGAAGTTCCAGGAAGACCTGGACATCACCCACCAGCTGTTCAAGGATTTCGTCGCCCGCTACCGCCCGCAGCTGCACATCGACGAAGTGGCCACCGGCGAAGTCTGGCTGGGCATTGCCGCGTTGAACCGCAAGCTGGTGGACGAGTTGCAGACCAGCGACGAATACCTCAGCACCCGCGCCCGCGAGGCCAACCTGTTCCACCTGCGCTATGCCGAACGCAAGAGCTTGCAGGAGCGCATTGGCGTGGCGGCGAGCGGCGCGGTGGAGAATACGCTGGTGGGTTTGTGGAGCAAACTTGGCCGGTTGCGCTAA
- the modC gene encoding molybdenum ABC transporter ATP-binding protein, translating into MTASIVARLKLARDDFTLDVDLQLPGRGISALFGHSGSGKTSCLRCLAGLERAASAYIEVNGEVWEDSANGFFQPPHLRPVGYVFQEASLFPHLSVRGNLEFGWRRIAASERKVSLEQACQLLGIGHLLARKPATLSGGEAQRVGIARALLSSPRLLLMDEPLAALDGPRKREILPYLERLHDELDIPVVYVSHAQDEVARLADHLVLLEQGCAMASGPIGETLARLDLSLAQGEDAGVVFEGLVVGHDPHYDLLDLRLPGSEAAVLRIAHPAHSMGSTLRVKVQARDVSLALSADSTSSILNRLPVRVRETRPADNPAHVLVSLDAGGNALLARVTRFSADQLGLHAGQALYAQIKSVALLG; encoded by the coding sequence ATGACGGCATCGATCGTGGCGCGCTTGAAGCTGGCGCGTGATGACTTCACCCTGGATGTGGACCTGCAACTGCCCGGCCGTGGCATCAGCGCGCTGTTCGGCCATTCGGGGTCGGGCAAAACGTCCTGCCTGCGTTGCCTGGCCGGCCTGGAGCGGGCGGCCAGCGCGTACATCGAGGTTAACGGTGAGGTCTGGGAGGACAGCGCCAACGGGTTTTTCCAGCCTCCGCACCTGCGCCCGGTGGGATATGTCTTCCAGGAGGCCAGCCTGTTCCCGCACCTGTCGGTGCGCGGCAATCTGGAGTTCGGCTGGCGGCGCATCGCGGCGAGCGAGCGCAAAGTCAGCCTTGAGCAAGCCTGCCAGCTGCTGGGTATCGGCCATTTGCTCGCACGCAAGCCGGCCACTCTGTCTGGCGGCGAAGCGCAGCGTGTTGGCATCGCTCGGGCCTTGCTCAGCAGCCCGCGGTTGTTGCTGATGGACGAACCGCTGGCGGCACTGGACGGCCCACGCAAGCGCGAAATCCTGCCTTACCTTGAGCGCTTGCATGACGAACTGGACATCCCCGTGGTGTACGTAAGCCATGCCCAGGACGAAGTGGCACGGCTGGCCGACCATCTTGTGCTGCTGGAACAAGGCTGTGCCATGGCCAGCGGGCCGATTGGCGAAACCCTGGCGCGCCTTGACCTTTCGCTGGCTCAGGGCGAAGACGCCGGTGTGGTGTTCGAAGGCCTGGTAGTCGGCCACGACCCACATTACGACCTGCTCGACCTGCGCCTGCCAGGCAGCGAAGCGGCTGTACTCAGAATTGCCCACCCGGCCCACAGCATGGGCAGCACCTTGCGGGTCAAGGTCCAGGCCCGCGATGTCAGCCTGGCGTTGTCGGCCGACAGCACTTCCAGCATCCTCAACCGGCTGCCGGTACGTGTGCGCGAAACCCGCCCTGCGGACAACCCGGCCCATGTGCTGGTCAGCCTGGACGCTGGCGGCAACGCGTTGCTGGCTCGCGTTACGCGCTTTTCGGCCGACCAACTCGGCCTGCACGCGGGCCAGGCGCTGTACGCGCAAATCAAATCGGTGGCGCTGTTGGGCTGA